One Algibacter sp. L3A6 genomic region harbors:
- a CDS encoding acyl-CoA desaturase, translated as MSILIFIIILWYTGLFFQTFFLHRYAAHQTFTMSKIAERICFFLTWVFQGSNYLSAYGYGVMHRMHHAYADTEKDPHSPKYDANVFSMMWRTKNIYQDINQKRIEVADKFTKNVPQWESFDKFASSRVSRLVWAALYTVFFIFFATAWWQWLFLPVAFLMAPIHGVIINWFAHIYGYRNFKVADTSKNLLPFDFLMMGEGYHNNHHSHSGRANFGVRWFEVDITYCIMVVLDKLHIIKLKKAVS; from the coding sequence ATGAGTATTCTTATTTTTATTATCATTTTATGGTATACAGGTTTGTTTTTTCAAACATTCTTTTTGCATCGTTATGCGGCGCATCAAACCTTTACCATGTCTAAAATAGCAGAGCGTATATGTTTCTTTTTAACTTGGGTTTTTCAAGGTTCTAATTACTTAAGTGCTTATGGTTATGGCGTTATGCATAGAATGCACCATGCTTATGCCGACACAGAAAAAGATCCACATTCGCCTAAATATGATGCCAATGTGTTTTCTATGATGTGGCGTACAAAAAACATTTATCAAGATATAAATCAAAAACGAATTGAGGTTGCAGATAAGTTTACCAAAAATGTTCCGCAATGGGAGTCTTTCGATAAGTTTGCAAGTTCTAGAGTGTCTCGATTAGTTTGGGCTGCTTTATACACTGTGTTTTTTATTTTCTTTGCAACTGCTTGGTGGCAATGGTTATTTTTACCTGTAGCTTTTTTAATGGCACCAATACACGGCGTAATTATAAATTGGTTTGCTCATATTTATGGGTACAGAAACTTTAAAGTTGCCGATACGTCTAAAAATTTATTACCATTCGATTTTTTAATGATGGGCGAAGGCTATCATAACAATCATCATTCTCACAGTGGACGTGCAAATTTTGGAGTGCGTTGGTTTGAGGTTGATATTACGTATTGTATTATGGTTGTTTTAGATAAACTACATATTATTAAATTGAAGAAAGCCGTTAGTTAG
- a CDS encoding T9SS type B sorting domain-containing protein → MGGLTDILVDCDYPTDADRCFVLQANYTTIYETTSYEVNNIPFTNLSGLTNESLVTVSADDKWSSVLPLPFDFCFYNEGFNSFILGDNGLISFNTALALADSPYFSGSLPNSSMPTNAIFGAYHDLTNDNNVFGCTDDPSTPENECGEIKTYTTGTSPQRTFVISYENLNHFNCENTRSTTQIVLYETSNIIDVYIKDKPINCETSSGAYRKNALIGIQNEDGTSATTPTDRNSGIWSATNEAWRFTPNGIPTTVVQWRDASNTLIATGDQITICPEESTSYTARVTYDMCIGTDVILEDTIDITIDFSYPIAIDNEQTVCDINLVGEEIIDLTTYAPLMVGTQTGLVLNYYNSPDDAKNETNPIPTPENYLLTTSTENIYVRLQRGVGCFDLGTLTVNLEELATSQLSQISECDVDNDNSEIITFSDYTTQIIGSQSSAILSYHLNQNEAENNLNPQTNLTAANGDSVFVRLTLQPDESCPNIVEIPIVLNPVPVVAPIEVTLCSNIAIYNLTQHETDVQSNNTAALNFSYHLYESWAERNIYPFDPDATSNPIDPEVYRLNSASQIWVRSYTSNGCVEVFPINFTYIDGVTVQNDNQVSTGTIFDLTTSINDMVTDLTGITVQYYDSENGAQIQDPSSLISDPANFGVTNPETEVFVVFTNTDSGCITIGSIELESVGFSGGAIDGDFQICDTDNDSEELVTLSEYDDSLISTFDDSRHMIVTYHILETDANANTGAITEINITAPTTLYARIALVFEGTELDFTVEEVNLDFQTTILLNPVLATICDEFGNNREVHNITQYEDDITTETGAIFEYEDIYGRDISSPETYNIIGPTRVINVFVTTPDGCTTETDITFDFYPIITTNDAEIQACDSDNNNEELINLNDALPDVNTNFIDYEASFYNTEAEAETGDPTTQIPTPENYLATSNHSVFVRLYNTTTTCYNTAEIEITIVSIPDLRSNMLSLCDFENDGIENNVDLSNFNSEIIGTQNNIDLTYYNSLDNANNKNTPITTANITNTTTLFVNLSAPDGCDISGAISFSLISAPVVNNIDVTVCDNFTDGSEYYDLRLSHDAIISDPINHTFRYFTSENNAINNSGAISYRYLITSVPQTIYVRVTNRTTGCFSIAKTTLNFTFPIAVNDTELTACDDDFNLSEEFDLTTAIPAMLADTTGLDITYYSDEVGAQTANTAFLISTPENHNTASETDNIFVRFDNPLTGCFSIGRVILKVLATPKLIDSSHTICDTDFDGFFTLDLSDLNALIIQDQTNLLFTYFTSFSNAENETGAISNTTNYAIPNDNHTVYIRVENQFGCWAVAAVNVSIRTSTNVNTVTETLEACDDDLNNYSFFDLTAFENLFTTEIGATFRYFNTRMDANLEQNQIPNPTVHQNINPNSQTVFVRVSVPDKCDNITSFNIETIHITPPTLTKATFCAGTSVVLDMGPNYSTYTWNTTETTQSIEVSVAGTYSVTLEDSDGCIGTFDVEVEVLPLPNVIATSITECDYTGIADGLMQFNLHDYDDQVTANNTNVTTHFYLSQSALDNDSSEQSATFTNTTNPQTVYVKVVDNTTSCFDSTTLTLNSSFIELWPNTYEICDTDFDGNYSFNLTELNTLVVTNTTNLTFEYYNSQTNAENQNGALSGIYTIPNNNHDVYVRVENSLGCAYVTSVKIQHRANTSVETVPEILESCDDDLDDYAIFDLTAFENLFTTEIGVSFRYFNTRMDANLEQNQIPDPTIHQNVNPNSQTIFVRVSVPDKCDNITNFNIETIHITPPTLTKATFCAGTSVVLDMGPNYSIYTWNTTETTQSIEISVAGTYSVTLEDSDGCIGTFDVEVEELPLPNVIATSITECDYTGIADGLMQFNLHDYDNQVTGNNSNVTTHFYLLQSELDNDSNEQNATFTNTTNPQTIYVKVVDNTTGCFDSTTLTLNSSFIELSPNTYEICDTDFDGNYSFNLTELNTLVVANTANLVFEYYNSQTNAENQNGALSGAYTIPNNNHNVYVRVQNSLGCAYITSVEIQHRADTSVETVTEILESCDDDLDDYAIFDLTVFENLFTTEIGATFRYFNTRIDANLEQNQIPNPTVHQNVNPNSQTVFVRVSVPDKCDNITSFNIETIHITPPTLTKATFCAGTSVVLDMGPNYSTYTWSTTETTQSIEVSVAGTYSVTLEDSNGCIGTFDVEVEELPLPNVIATSITECDYTGIADGLMQFNLHDYDNQVTGNNNNVTTHFYLSQSELDNDSNEQNATFTNTTNPQTIYVKVVDNTTGCFDSTTLTLNSSFIELTPAILYVCDELNSEDGLNTFDLSLASPQVLINSPENFDVAYYETYHNAEQQLDILANNYQNTEAYSQTIYARVENNEGCSYIEEVLLVVNSLPNIEVAQETIYCLNTYPETISLDAGLITGSTNNFIYLWNTNETTPEIEINEVGTYSVTVTSLEGCSKTRDIIVSPSTIPTIDRVDIIDAMDIQTVTVYLNENSIGDNEYAIDSEFGPYQDSNIFNNVEGGLHTIYVRDKNGCGIDSEKISVISIPKFFTPNGDGFNDTWQPLGISREFQTDVSIYIYDRYGKLLNILDPFGPGWDGTFKGYPMPSSDYWYTVDFQELFSQKHRQFKGHFTLKR, encoded by the coding sequence GTGGGAGGTTTAACAGATATTTTGGTAGATTGTGATTATCCCACGGATGCCGATCGCTGCTTTGTTTTACAAGCCAATTACACTACCATTTACGAAACTACTTCTTACGAAGTAAACAATATACCTTTTACTAACTTATCTGGTTTAACTAACGAAAGTTTGGTAACCGTTTCTGCCGACGATAAATGGAGTTCTGTTTTACCATTACCTTTCGATTTTTGTTTTTATAACGAAGGCTTCAATTCCTTTATTCTTGGAGATAATGGACTAATAAGCTTCAATACAGCACTTGCTCTTGCCGATAGCCCTTATTTTTCAGGAAGTTTACCAAACTCATCCATGCCAACCAATGCTATATTTGGTGCTTATCACGATTTAACAAACGATAACAATGTGTTTGGCTGCACCGACGACCCGAGCACACCAGAAAACGAATGTGGCGAAATTAAAACCTATACTACAGGCACCTCTCCGCAACGTACTTTTGTTATTAGTTACGAAAATTTAAACCATTTTAACTGCGAAAACACAAGATCTACAACTCAAATTGTACTTTACGAAACCTCGAATATTATTGATGTTTATATAAAGGACAAACCAATAAATTGCGAAACATCATCTGGAGCTTATCGAAAAAATGCTTTGATAGGAATTCAAAATGAAGATGGAACATCAGCAACAACGCCTACCGATAGAAATTCTGGTATATGGAGCGCCACTAATGAAGCTTGGCGGTTTACACCAAACGGAATTCCGACAACAGTTGTTCAATGGCGAGATGCCAGCAACACACTCATTGCAACAGGCGATCAAATAACCATTTGCCCAGAAGAATCTACAAGTTATACCGCTAGAGTCACTTATGATATGTGTATTGGCACCGATGTTATTTTAGAAGACACTATAGATATTACCATTGATTTCTCTTACCCAATAGCTATAGACAATGAGCAAACCGTGTGCGACATTAACTTGGTTGGAGAGGAAATTATAGATTTAACAACCTATGCGCCATTAATGGTTGGCACACAAACTGGTTTAGTGTTGAATTACTATAATTCTCCAGACGATGCAAAAAACGAAACCAACCCTATACCTACTCCAGAAAACTACCTTTTAACAACCTCAACAGAAAACATATATGTTAGATTACAACGTGGTGTTGGTTGCTTTGATTTAGGTACATTAACCGTTAATCTAGAAGAATTAGCAACCTCACAACTCTCTCAAATTTCAGAATGCGATGTAGATAATGATAATTCAGAAATTATAACATTTTCCGATTACACCACGCAAATTATTGGTAGCCAATCTAGCGCTATACTTTCCTATCATTTAAATCAAAATGAAGCTGAAAACAATCTAAATCCGCAAACCAATCTAACCGCAGCAAATGGCGATTCTGTTTTTGTTCGCTTAACGCTTCAACCGGATGAATCTTGCCCAAATATTGTAGAAATCCCCATAGTTCTAAATCCTGTTCCCGTTGTTGCACCTATTGAGGTGACACTTTGTTCTAATATTGCTATTTACAATTTAACACAACATGAAACAGATGTACAATCGAACAATACCGCGGCTTTAAACTTTAGTTATCACCTTTATGAAAGTTGGGCGGAAAGAAACATTTATCCTTTTGATCCAGATGCCACGAGCAATCCTATAGACCCCGAAGTTTACCGTTTAAATAGCGCTTCTCAAATTTGGGTACGATCTTACACATCAAATGGTTGTGTTGAAGTTTTTCCTATAAATTTCACATATATTGATGGTGTAACCGTCCAAAACGATAACCAAGTTAGTACGGGAACTATTTTCGATTTAACCACATCTATCAATGATATGGTCACCGATTTAACAGGTATTACTGTTCAATATTACGATTCTGAAAATGGAGCACAAATACAAGACCCAAGCAGTTTAATAAGTGATCCTGCTAATTTTGGGGTTACCAATCCTGAAACCGAAGTATTTGTTGTTTTCACCAATACAGATTCTGGTTGTATCACCATAGGAAGCATCGAATTAGAGTCGGTTGGATTCTCTGGAGGAGCTATTGATGGAGATTTTCAAATTTGTGATACCGATAACGATTCCGAAGAATTAGTAACATTAAGCGAATATGACGATAGCTTAATTTCTACTTTTGATGATTCTAGACACATGATTGTTACATATCATATTTTAGAAACCGATGCCAACGCTAATACTGGCGCCATTACTGAAATAAATATTACCGCACCTACAACACTTTACGCTCGTATTGCATTAGTTTTTGAAGGAACAGAACTCGATTTTACAGTGGAAGAAGTTAATCTAGATTTTCAAACCACGATACTTCTTAATCCTGTTTTAGCTACTATTTGTGACGAATTTGGAAACAACAGAGAAGTACATAACATTACTCAATATGAAGATGACATCACTACAGAAACAGGTGCCATTTTCGAGTATGAAGACATTTACGGACGAGACATTAGCTCACCAGAAACCTACAACATTATTGGGCCAACACGAGTTATTAACGTCTTTGTAACTACACCAGACGGCTGTACAACAGAAACCGATATTACTTTCGATTTTTATCCAATAATAACTACAAACGACGCCGAAATTCAAGCTTGTGATAGTGATAACAATAATGAAGAATTAATTAACCTAAACGATGCTTTACCAGATGTAAACACAAATTTTATAGACTATGAAGCTTCTTTTTACAATACTGAAGCAGAAGCCGAAACAGGAGATCCAACAACCCAAATACCAACACCTGAAAATTATTTAGCCACATCTAACCATTCCGTTTTTGTTCGCTTATACAATACAACCACAACATGCTATAACACAGCCGAAATAGAAATAACTATTGTTTCCATACCCGATTTACGATCTAATATGCTAAGTCTTTGTGATTTTGAAAATGACGGTATTGAAAACAATGTTGATTTATCCAATTTCAACTCAGAGATAATTGGAACTCAAAACAACATCGATTTAACGTATTACAACAGTTTAGATAATGCAAACAACAAAAACACACCAATAACTACAGCGAATATTACAAACACCACAACCCTATTTGTTAATCTTTCCGCGCCAGATGGTTGCGATATTTCTGGAGCCATTAGCTTCAGCTTAATTTCCGCACCAGTAGTTAACAACATTGATGTTACCGTTTGCGATAACTTTACCGATGGCAGCGAATATTACGACTTGCGTTTAAGTCATGACGCTATCATTTCCGATCCGATAAACCATACATTCCGTTATTTTACTTCAGAAAATAATGCTATTAATAACAGCGGAGCAATTTCATATAGATATCTAATTACTAGTGTTCCTCAAACTATTTATGTCAGGGTTACAAATAGAACCACGGGATGTTTTTCAATTGCTAAAACAACCTTAAATTTTACATTTCCTATCGCTGTAAACGACACCGAACTTACAGCTTGCGACGATGATTTTAACCTTTCCGAAGAGTTTGACTTAACCACTGCCATTCCGGCTATGTTAGCCGATACCACAGGGCTTGACATTACTTATTATTCCGATGAAGTAGGCGCACAAACTGCTAATACAGCTTTTCTAATTTCAACCCCCGAAAATCATAATACAGCTTCAGAAACCGATAATATTTTTGTTAGATTCGATAATCCATTAACCGGTTGTTTCTCTATAGGTCGCGTTATTTTAAAGGTACTCGCCACACCTAAATTAATTGATAGCAGCCATACTATTTGCGATACCGATTTCGACGGGTTTTTCACGCTAGACTTAAGCGATTTAAATGCATTAATTATCCAAGATCAAACGAATCTATTGTTCACATACTTCACCTCATTCTCAAATGCTGAAAATGAAACCGGAGCTATTTCTAACACGACAAATTATGCCATTCCAAATGATAATCATACTGTATATATTCGAGTGGAAAATCAATTTGGTTGTTGGGCTGTTGCCGCAGTTAATGTTAGTATTAGAACATCGACCAATGTTAATACTGTCACCGAAACTTTAGAAGCCTGTGACGATGATTTAAACAATTACTCCTTTTTCGATTTAACGGCTTTTGAAAACTTATTCACTACCGAAATCGGAGCCACTTTTAGATATTTCAATACCAGAATGGATGCTAATTTGGAGCAAAACCAAATTCCAAATCCAACAGTACACCAAAACATAAATCCAAATTCGCAAACTGTTTTTGTTCGAGTGTCTGTTCCAGATAAATGTGATAATATTACGAGTTTCAATATTGAGACCATCCATATTACGCCACCAACATTAACAAAAGCAACCTTTTGCGCGGGCACTTCAGTGGTTTTAGATATGGGGCCAAATTACTCAACATATACCTGGAACACGACAGAAACCACGCAATCCATTGAAGTTTCCGTTGCAGGAACGTACAGCGTAACTTTAGAAGACAGCGATGGCTGTATCGGCACATTTGATGTTGAAGTTGAAGTGTTACCTCTACCAAACGTAATTGCAACATCTATTACAGAATGTGATTATACAGGTATTGCCGATGGATTAATGCAATTTAATCTTCATGATTATGACGATCAAGTTACAGCAAACAACACCAACGTTACAACTCACTTTTACTTATCGCAAAGTGCATTAGACAATGATTCCAGCGAACAAAGCGCAACGTTTACAAACACTACAAATCCGCAAACCGTTTACGTAAAAGTAGTTGATAATACAACTAGCTGTTTCGATTCTACAACGCTAACCTTAAATAGTAGTTTTATAGAATTATGGCCGAATACTTATGAAATTTGCGATACCGATTTCGATGGTAACTACAGCTTTAACCTTACTGAATTAAACACTTTAGTTGTTACAAACACCACTAACTTAACTTTTGAATATTACAATTCGCAAACCAATGCCGAAAACCAAAACGGAGCACTTTCCGGTATTTACACCATCCCGAATAATAACCATGATGTTTATGTTCGAGTAGAAAACAGTTTAGGTTGTGCCTATGTCACTTCCGTGAAAATACAACACAGAGCAAACACTTCCGTGGAAACGGTTCCCGAAATACTAGAATCTTGTGACGATGATTTAGATGATTATGCCATATTCGATTTAACGGCTTTCGAAAATTTATTCACTACCGAAATTGGAGTCTCTTTTAGATATTTCAATACCAGAATGGATGCTAATTTGGAGCAAAACCAAATTCCAGATCCAACAATACACCAAAACGTAAATCCAAATTCGCAAACTATTTTTGTTCGAGTGTCTGTTCCCGATAAATGTGATAATATTACGAATTTCAACATTGAGACTATCCATATTACACCACCAACATTAACAAAAGCAACCTTTTGCGCGGGTACTTCTGTGGTTTTAGATATGGGGCCAAATTACTCAATATATACCTGGAACACGACAGAGACTACGCAATCCATTGAAATTTCCGTTGCAGGAACTTACAGTGTAACTTTAGAAGATAGCGATGGCTGTATCGGTACATTTGATGTTGAAGTTGAAGAATTACCTCTACCAAACGTAATTGCAACATCCATTACAGAATGTGATTATACTGGTATTGCCGATGGATTAATGCAATTTAATCTTCATGATTATGACAATCAAGTTACAGGCAACAACAGTAACGTTACAACTCACTTTTACTTATTGCAAAGCGAATTAGACAATGATTCCAACGAACAAAACGCAACGTTTACAAACACTACAAATCCGCAAACCATTTACGTCAAAGTAGTTGATAACACTACCGGTTGTTTCGATTCTACAACGCTAACCTTAAATAGTAGTTTTATAGAGTTATCGCCGAATACTTATGAAATTTGCGATACCGATTTCGATGGTAATTACAGCTTTAACCTTACTGAATTAAACACTTTAGTAGTTGCAAACACAGCGAACCTAGTTTTTGAATATTACAATTCGCAAACCAATGCCGAAAACCAAAACGGAGCTCTTTCTGGTGCTTACACCATCCCTAATAATAACCACAATGTTTATGTTCGTGTGCAAAACAGTTTAGGTTGTGCCTATATCACTTCCGTGGAAATACAACATAGGGCGGACACTTCCGTGGAAACGGTTACCGAAATACTAGAATCTTGTGATGATGATTTAGATGATTATGCTATATTCGATTTAACGGTTTTCGAAAACTTATTCACTACCGAAATTGGAGCTACTTTTAGATATTTCAATACCAGAATAGATGCTAATTTGGAGCAAAACCAAATTCCAAACCCAACAGTACATCAAAACGTAAATCCAAATTCGCAAACTGTTTTTGTTCGAGTATCTGTTCCCGATAAATGTGATAATATTACGAGTTTCAATATTGAGACTATTCATATTACACCACCAACATTAACAAAAGCAACCTTTTGCGCGGGTACTTCTGTGGTTTTAGATATGGGGCCAAATTACTCAACATATACCTGGAGCACAACAGAAACCACGCAATCCATTGAGGTTTCCGTTGCAGGAACATACAGCGTAACTTTAGAAGACAGCAATGGCTGTATTGGTACATTTGATGTCGAAGTTGAAGAGTTACCTCTACCAAACGTAATTGCAACATCAATTACAGAATGTGATTATACAGGTATTGCCGATGGATTAATGCAATTTAACCTTCATGATTATGACAATCAAGTTACAGGAAACAATAATAACGTCACAACTCATTTTTACTTATCTCAAAGCGAATTAGATAATGATTCCAACGAACAAAACGCAACGTTTACAAACACAACAAATCCGCAAACCATTTACGTAAAAGTAGTTGATAACACTACCGGTTGTTTTGATTCTACAACGCTAACCTTAAATAGTAGTTTTATAGAATTAACGCCAGCCATATTATATGTTTGTGATGAATTAAATTCTGAAGACGGATTAAACACCTTCGATTTAAGCTTAGCGTCTCCTCAAGTTTTAATAAATTCACCTGAAAATTTTGATGTCGCTTATTATGAAACTTATCACAATGCAGAACAGCAACTAGATATATTAGCAAATAATTATCAAAATACTGAGGCTTATTCTCAAACCATTTACGCTCGTGTTGAAAATAACGAAGGTTGTTCTTATATTGAAGAAGTTCTACTAGTTGTAAATAGCTTACCAAATATTGAAGTTGCACAAGAAACCATTTATTGTCTAAACACCTACCCCGAAACCATTAGCTTAGACGCTGGTTTAATTACGGGTTCTACAAATAATTTCATTTATTTATGGAACACTAATGAGACAACTCCTGAAATTGAAATTAACGAAGTTGGAACATATAGCGTAACTGTAACATCTTTAGAAGGTTGTTCGAAAACAAGAGATATTATTGTTTCACCTTCAACTATACCAACCATAGATCGCGTAGATATTATAGATGCTATGGACATACAAACTGTTACTGTTTATCTTAACGAGAATAGTATTGGAGACAATGAATATGCTATAGACAGCGAATTTGGACCATACCAAGACAGTAATATATTTAATAATGTAGAAGGCGGATTGCACACCATTTACGTTAGAGATAAAAATGGTTGTGGTATAGATTCTGAAAAAATTTCGGTTATTAGTATCCCTAAATTCTTTACACCAAATGGAGATGGTTTTAATGATACATGGCAGCCTTTGGGCATATCTAGAGAATTCCAAACAGATGTTTCTATTTACATTTATGATAGGTATGGAAAACTATTAAATATTTTAGATCCATTTGGCCCAGGATGGGATGGTACTTTTAAAGGTTACCCGATGCCATCTTCTGATTATTGGTATACCGTTGATTTCCAAGAACTTTTTAGCCAAAAACATCGTCAATTTAAAGGCCATTTTACTTTAAAACGATAA
- a CDS encoding exonuclease domain-containing protein produces MIYTVIDVETAGPGNKLTEISIFRYEDDELIDEFTSLVDPQQLIPEYITDLTGIDDLMVAKAPTFAEIAEDILSITQNAIFIAHNVSFDYNAIQNEFSAIDIKFVRKKLCTVRLSRKLLPGHKTYSLGKLCAKLDIPIVGRHRARGDAEATVILFKILLKQPTATEVIEFFLKKATKETKVPKHLKQETFDQLPSTTGIYYFKDENDAIIYVGRAKDIKKRVLSHFTSKAEKEINLSKELTDVDYELSGSETIALLMEDAALKEHQPKYNQAPKRAPKAYAIFSYQDRNGILHLAYNTLKSTPNAIQVLYSIQECNHYLEVLCKQFNLCPKYTHLQEGTANCSLYPIQSCKGICDKKESMALYNLRVKQAIDYLKNMSKNVIVKQKGRYENEEAFILIENSSYKGYGFIDKYEQINTSEDLEPFLIPQQDNIDIKRVLNKILISPDQSVLQTQ; encoded by the coding sequence ATGATTTATACCGTAATTGATGTTGAAACCGCTGGACCAGGAAATAAACTTACTGAGATTTCTATTTTTAGATATGAAGACGATGAGTTAATAGATGAATTTACATCGCTTGTAGATCCTCAACAGTTAATTCCTGAATACATAACCGATTTAACAGGTATTGATGATTTGATGGTTGCTAAAGCACCAACATTCGCAGAAATTGCAGAAGATATTTTATCCATTACCCAAAACGCCATTTTTATAGCGCATAATGTGAGTTTTGATTATAACGCCATACAAAATGAGTTCTCGGCAATAGATATAAAATTTGTTAGAAAGAAACTATGCACCGTTAGACTTTCTAGAAAATTATTACCAGGTCACAAAACCTATAGCTTAGGTAAGTTATGTGCTAAATTAGATATTCCCATAGTAGGCAGACACCGCGCAAGAGGCGATGCTGAAGCTACTGTTATTCTATTTAAAATACTGCTAAAACAACCTACAGCAACAGAAGTTATTGAGTTCTTTTTAAAGAAAGCTACTAAAGAAACAAAAGTACCAAAACATCTTAAACAAGAAACTTTCGATCAGCTACCAAGTACTACCGGAATCTATTATTTTAAAGATGAAAATGATGCTATTATCTACGTAGGCCGAGCAAAAGACATAAAAAAACGCGTACTAAGCCATTTTACGAGTAAAGCAGAAAAAGAGATTAATTTATCTAAAGAATTAACCGATGTAGATTACGAGCTTTCAGGTAGTGAAACCATTGCATTACTGATGGAAGATGCGGCATTAAAGGAACATCAGCCAAAATACAATCAAGCACCAAAACGCGCTCCAAAAGCGTATGCCATATTCAGTTACCAAGATAGAAATGGCATATTACATTTAGCTTACAATACTCTAAAATCGACGCCAAATGCCATACAAGTATTATATAGTATTCAAGAATGTAACCATTATTTAGAGGTACTTTGTAAACAGTTTAATTTATGCCCAAAATACACACATTTACAGGAAGGTACCGCAAATTGTTCGCTCTACCCTATTCAATCTTGCAAAGGTATTTGTGATAAAAAAGAATCGATGGCCTTATATAATCTTCGTGTTAAACAAGCTATAGATTACCTTAAAAATATGTCTAAAAATGTGATTGTAAAACAAAAAGGACGATATGAAAATGAAGAAGCTTTTATTTTAATTGAAAACAGCAGCTACAAAGGTTACGGTTTTATCGATAAGTACGAGCAAATTAATACTTCGGAAGATTTAGAACCTTTTTTAATTCCCCAACAAGACAACATAGATATTAAAAGAGTTTTGAATAAAATATTGATTAGTCCTGATCAAAGTGTCTTGCAAACCCAGTAA
- a CDS encoding Crp/Fnr family transcriptional regulator: protein MKNIRAYIEETITVNDTDWTLFSSKLIKREFNKKDKLTEIGQVENYISFIESGIARFLIPKEDKEKEITFGFCFENEFISAYDSFLTHKPSLYQIEALTNMVIWSISYEDLQEVYQKSFVGNVIGRMSSERLFLIKSKREQSLLNETAEERYLKLFTERPNLIKEVPLKYIASYIGVTAQALSRIRKRIS, encoded by the coding sequence ATGAAAAATATTAGAGCCTATATAGAAGAGACCATAACGGTAAATGATACCGATTGGACGTTGTTTTCATCTAAATTAATTAAGCGCGAGTTTAATAAAAAAGATAAACTTACCGAAATTGGTCAGGTGGAGAACTACATCTCTTTTATAGAATCTGGTATTGCACGTTTTTTAATTCCGAAGGAAGATAAAGAGAAAGAAATCACTTTCGGATTTTGTTTCGAAAATGAATTTATCAGCGCTTACGATTCGTTTTTAACACACAAACCATCGCTCTACCAAATAGAGGCGCTTACAAATATGGTTATTTGGAGTATTTCTTATGAAGATTTACAAGAGGTATATCAAAAAAGTTTTGTAGGTAATGTTATAGGGCGCATGTCGTCAGAGCGTTTATTTCTTATAAAATCTAAACGAGAGCAGTCGCTTTTAAATGAAACAGCAGAAGAGCGTTACCTTAAGTTATTTACCGAGCGCCCGAACTTAATAAAAGAGGTGCCTTTAAAATATATAGCTTCGTATATTGGGGTTACAGCGCAGGCTTTAAGCCGAATTAGGAAACGAATTTCTTAA